In Argonema galeatum A003/A1, one DNA window encodes the following:
- a CDS encoding aromatic ring-hydroxylating oxygenase subunit alpha, which translates to MTQFRKTASTFIKGAKTLPGKYYTCAAIFLEEIDRIFYSRWLCIGRVEQIPNPGDYFIQQVGQESIIVVRDRNGEVRSFYNICRHRGTRLCTEAQGNFNGKILCPYHAWAYGLDGQLEVAPLMNELDDFNQQDYPLHRVSVATWSGFLFLNLAESPEPFATAFGPILDKFAQWQLPRLRVSDRIIYDIQANWKLICQNYCECYHCPSLHPVLAKMSPYRSGENDLISGLFLGGFMKINQIGGSMTLSGNWCSLPLGNVSGEDLQRVYYYSIFPNMLLSLHPDYVMVHRLWPQSPNRTQIICEWLFDPDAMKQPSFNSRDAVEFWDITNRQDWQVCELMQTGVSSRAYTPSPYSSAESLLAEFDREYLKAIEH; encoded by the coding sequence ATGACTCAATTTCGCAAAACGGCGTCAACTTTCATCAAGGGCGCAAAGACCCTGCCAGGTAAATACTACACTTGTGCGGCGATCTTTCTTGAAGAGATCGATCGCATCTTCTACTCGCGCTGGCTATGTATCGGGCGGGTAGAGCAAATTCCCAACCCTGGTGATTATTTTATCCAGCAAGTTGGGCAGGAGAGTATTATCGTTGTGCGCGATCGCAATGGGGAAGTGCGATCGTTCTACAATATATGTCGCCATCGCGGCACTCGTCTTTGTACCGAAGCACAAGGTAATTTCAACGGCAAAATCCTGTGTCCTTATCACGCCTGGGCTTATGGCTTGGATGGGCAGCTTGAAGTTGCACCGTTAATGAATGAATTAGATGACTTTAACCAGCAAGATTATCCGCTGCATAGGGTTTCTGTGGCAACCTGGTCAGGTTTTCTTTTCCTGAACCTCGCAGAGTCTCCCGAACCGTTTGCCACCGCTTTTGGGCCGATCCTCGACAAGTTTGCCCAGTGGCAGTTACCGAGATTGCGGGTGAGCGATCGCATTATCTACGATATCCAAGCTAACTGGAAGCTCATTTGCCAAAATTACTGCGAGTGCTATCATTGTCCGTCGCTTCACCCCGTCCTGGCGAAAATGTCTCCCTATCGCAGTGGCGAAAACGATTTGATTTCCGGCCTCTTCCTGGGTGGGTTTATGAAAATCAACCAAATTGGGGGTAGCATGACTCTGAGCGGTAACTGGTGCAGTCTACCTTTGGGAAATGTCAGCGGCGAAGATTTGCAGCGAGTTTATTATTATTCGATTTTCCCAAATATGCTGCTGAGTCTTCATCCCGATTATGTGATGGTTCACCGACTTTGGCCGCAAAGTCCCAACCGAACTCAGATTATCTGTGAATGGTTATTTGACCCGGATGCCATGAAACAACCAAGCTTTAATTCAAGGGACGCAGTGGAATTTTGGGATATTACCAACCGACAAGACTGGCAAGTGTGCGAATTGATGCAGACAGGCGTTTCCTCCCGCGCTTATACTCCAAGTCCCTATTCCAGCGCTGAAAGCCTACTGGCTGAATTCGATCGAGAATATCTCAAAGCGATCGAACACTAG
- a CDS encoding squalene/phytoene synthase family protein: protein MDLRRDALEILKQTSRTFYIPISLLPVELQAAVASAYLCMRAIDEIEDDPDLDNPTKAKLLRNISLTLQAGVDGFKVDDFSLGLHTHYPLPEVSIRIGEWAVLAPASIAPRIWDATAAMADRMAYWAINNWAIHTEADLDRYTFGVAGAVGLLLSDLWAWYDGTQTNRTQAIGFGRGLQAVNILRNHNEDLLRGVDFYPDGWTANDMQLYARRNLKLADAYTRSLPVGPALGFCQIPLTLAHATLDVMAHGEKKLSRSAVMALISQVTGSK, encoded by the coding sequence ATGGATTTGCGTCGAGATGCCTTGGAGATTCTTAAACAAACCAGTCGGACTTTCTATATCCCCATAAGTCTTTTGCCGGTGGAACTGCAAGCAGCGGTGGCATCGGCATATCTGTGTATGCGTGCGATCGATGAAATTGAAGACGATCCAGATTTGGATAACCCTACTAAAGCAAAGTTGTTGCGGAATATTAGCCTGACTTTACAGGCAGGGGTTGATGGCTTCAAGGTTGATGACTTTTCGCTAGGATTGCATACCCACTATCCCCTACCGGAAGTTTCGATTCGGATTGGAGAATGGGCTGTACTGGCACCTGCAAGCATTGCGCCTCGCATTTGGGATGCGACGGCGGCAATGGCCGATCGCATGGCTTACTGGGCAATTAACAACTGGGCGATCCATACGGAGGCGGATCTCGATCGTTATACTTTTGGGGTGGCTGGTGCTGTGGGATTGTTATTGTCTGACTTATGGGCTTGGTACGATGGGACGCAGACGAACCGAACCCAGGCGATCGGCTTTGGGCGGGGTTTACAAGCTGTCAACATTTTGCGTAACCACAATGAGGATCTTTTGCGTGGGGTGGATTTCTATCCAGATGGCTGGACAGCAAACGATATGCAGTTGTATGCGCGTCGCAATCTCAAACTTGCTGACGCCTACACGCGATCGCTTCCTGTCGGCCCAGCTTTGGGCTTTTGCCAAATTCCGCTCACCTTAGCCCATGCTACTCTCGACGTGATGGCTCATGGCGAGAAAAAACTCAGCCGCAGTGCTGTTATGGCGCTGATTTCCCAGGTAACAGGCTCTAAATAG